The Oligoflexus sp. genome has a window encoding:
- a CDS encoding lytic transglycosylase domain-containing protein, producing MRLATVALLLSIATWTSLGFSQSETEIQTVDSDATFPATPLVKAQSEFWIKVFRRYKSSATIIHDPEFVDVIIDVVDYDNFKKKFNNGRPFNRNEKREILNRYVERYQIAINRLQKIGKKALEYGPMEQRVLQVYSKRKETLSRLFTEEIYLRTQQGLADEFERAADRANVYLPYMERIFKNRGLPHELTRIAFVESMFNREALSKVGASGVWQFMPDTARLYMTVNSYIDERRSPLKASYGAAMLLEQNNKLLKAWPLAITAYNHGAGGMQRAIRTVGSRDLDDIIRRYQAGSFGFASRNFYSEFLAARQVYKDLYEKEKVAHKNPMKIDHIRLDRPVSVHQLITSTPLNQDVLKEYNACLLPKSFANKHQPLPVGFEIIVPQTMSDQVRRSLKTMRNPTVARGN from the coding sequence ATGCGTCTCGCAACCGTAGCTTTACTCTTAAGCATCGCGACCTGGACCAGTCTCGGATTCAGCCAATCCGAGACCGAGATCCAGACCGTTGATTCCGATGCGACCTTTCCCGCCACACCTCTGGTGAAAGCGCAGTCGGAGTTTTGGATCAAGGTCTTCCGCCGCTATAAGAGTTCCGCGACCATCATTCATGATCCGGAGTTTGTCGACGTCATCATTGATGTGGTCGACTACGATAACTTCAAAAAGAAGTTCAACAATGGCCGCCCGTTCAATCGGAACGAAAAGCGTGAAATCCTGAATCGCTACGTCGAGCGCTATCAGATCGCCATCAACCGCCTGCAAAAAATCGGCAAAAAAGCCCTGGAATATGGCCCAATGGAGCAGCGCGTCCTGCAGGTCTACAGCAAACGCAAGGAAACCCTCTCGCGTCTTTTCACCGAGGAAATCTATCTGCGCACCCAGCAGGGTCTCGCCGATGAATTCGAACGCGCGGCAGACCGGGCCAATGTTTATCTGCCCTATATGGAACGCATCTTTAAAAACCGTGGCCTGCCCCACGAGCTGACACGCATTGCGTTTGTGGAATCCATGTTCAATCGAGAAGCACTCTCGAAAGTCGGAGCCTCAGGCGTCTGGCAGTTCATGCCGGATACTGCGCGTCTTTACATGACGGTGAACAGTTACATTGATGAGCGCCGCTCACCCCTCAAGGCATCCTATGGTGCTGCGATGCTTCTGGAGCAGAACAATAAACTCCTGAAAGCCTGGCCTTTGGCCATCACCGCCTATAACCACGGCGCAGGCGGCATGCAAAGAGCCATTCGCACGGTCGGCTCGCGCGATCTTGATGATATCATACGCCGCTACCAGGCCGGCAGCTTCGGCTTTGCCAGTCGGAATTTTTATAGCGAGTTTCTGGCTGCGAGACAGGTTTACAAGGACCTTTATGAAAAAGAGAAAGTGGCCCATAAAAACCCGATGAAGATCGACCACATCCGCCTCGACCGGCCCGTTTCGGTGCATCAGCTCATCACCAGCACGCCCCTGAATCAGGACGTTTTGAAAGAGTATAACGCCTGCCTCCTGCCCAAGTCTTTTGCCAACAAACATCAGCCCCTGCCGGTTGGCTTTGAAATTATCGTGCCGCAGACCATGTCGGATCAGGTCCGCCGATCGCTGAAGACCATGCGCAACCCCACAGTGGCGAGGGGGAATTGA